One window of the Cryptomeria japonica chromosome 7, Sugi_1.0, whole genome shotgun sequence genome contains the following:
- the LOC131856281 gene encoding probable beta-1,3-galactosyltransferase 14 → MLMDVHVNSFRMFSNEDVTIGAWMLAMNVDHEDNRELCSPQCTSTSIAVWDIPRCSGLCNPVDRLLELHKNASCTRNPTLPPSKQR, encoded by the exons ATGCTAATGGATGTCCACGTTAACAGTTTTAGGATGTTTAGCAATGAAGATGTGACCATTGGAGCATGGATGTTGGCTATGAATGTTGACCATGAAGATAATCGCGAACTTTGTTCTCCTCAGTGTACATCAACTTCTATAGCTGTATGGGATATACCAAGGTGTTCTG GTCTTTGTAACCCAGTTGATAGACTACTGGAGCTCCACAAAAATGCATCATGTACAAGGAATCCAACATTACCACCTAGCAAGCAGCGATGA